Part of the Bacillus andreraoultii genome is shown below.
AAAAAAGTACACGTATGTTCTCACAATGTATGGGGCATTGTCTATTTTACTATTTGCAAATGTACTGTATTATCGATATTTTACTGATTTTATAACGTTACCAAATATTTTCCAAACACAAAACTTCGGAAACCTTGGTGGGAGTGTTGTCGCTTTATTCGAACCATCTGATTTCTTTATCCTTTTAGACTTTTTTCTATTCATCCTTTTATTTGCAACAAAAATGATACAAATTGATTTTACAAATATTGAACGGAAAAAAGCACTCGTTATTCTCTCTATTAGTCTTGGTATAATAACGATGAATTTAGGGTTAGCGGAGGCAGACCGTCCACAGCTTCTCACAAGAGGTTTTGACCGGAACTATATTGTAAAGTACTTAGGCATGTATAATTATACTGTTTATGATGCAGTTGAAAGTACAAAAACAACAGCGCAACGTGTACTCGCAGATAGTAATGATATAACAGAAGTGCTCAATTATACGAAATCGAACTATGCAGAACCGAATAAGGACTATTATGGTATAGCAAAAGGGTTGAATGTCATCTACATCCATCTTGAATCCATACAAGAATTTTTAATTGATTACGAATTAAATGGGGAGGAAGTCACACCATTTTTAAATTCAATGGTTCGGGACCCTCACACTATATATTTCGATAACTTCTTTCATCAAACAGCTCAAGGAAAAACAGCTGATGCTGAGTTTTTAATTGAAAATTCATTGTATGGACTCACGCAAGGCTCAGCATTTATGAGAAATGGACGCAATACGTACCAAGCAGCTCCAGCGATATTAAAAGATTATGGATACACATCTGCTGTTTTTCACGGAAATGGTGGCGGCTTTTGGAACCGTAACGAAATTTATAAATCATTTGGTTACGATCATTTTTACGATGCCGACTATTATGAAATCGATTCGAATGATTTAGCAGAGTATGGACTAATGGATAAGCCATTTTTTGACCAATCGATGGATTTATTAACCAAATTACCACAACCATTCTATACAAAATTTATTACCGTTTCTAATCATCATCCATTTCATCTCGACCCTGAACTCGCAACGATAGATAAAGCTGCAACAGGTGATGATATTGTCGATCATTATTTTCAAACAGCGAGATATGCAGACGAAGCATTAGCTCAGTTTTTCAATGAATTAGAACGAGAAGGATTACTCAATCATTCGATTATTATTATGTATGGGGATCATTATGCGCTTTCGGAAAAACATATTGAAGCGATGAGTCAACTACTTGGAAAAGAAATTACACCGTATGATCAAGCTGGATTACAACGAGTACCTTTATTTATTCGGGTACCTGGTATGGAGGGTGGAACGAACCATACGTACGGGGGTCAGATTGACTTACTTCCAACATTACTACATTTGTTGGGTATTGATACGAAGGATTATATTCATTTTGGAACCGACTTATTTTCCGACCAACATAAACAAATTGTACCGTTTCGCAACGGGGACTTTGTTTCTCCAGAAATATACTCAATAAATGGGGTGTTGTATGATGGCGAAACTGGTAGCGAAATTACCGATAATAATGAGCTGTTAAATGTTGCAGATGAATATAATAATTCAGTCACCAACATATTAGAACGATCTGATAAGGTTGTTAATGGTGATTTGTTACGATTCCATACGCCGTCTGGTTTTACACCAATTAACCGAGAGCAATATGAATATAGTAGAGAGGAAAATGAATAGGCTCTATGTATGAAAGGGCCTATTTCCTATTATGATCATGATGTAGCGACGGATAAGGATGAATAAAGTTCTTGGCTAAAAGGAAAGTAAAAATTTTCCAATTCCCTCTTTCCTATATGCTTATGCGATCTAAGGAGGCTCGAGCGTCCTTCAGCTTTCTTTATAGGGCCACAATGGAATAAAGGAAGTTTTACTCGGATAGGTGCCCAAATCGCGGTAAAAAAGGATAAAACGGTCATCTAGAAGGGTTCTAGACGCCCGATAGAAGGTTGAATAGCTGTTCTACTGA
Proteins encoded:
- a CDS encoding LTA synthase family protein, coding for MMMITNLKERLKPLNRFVVFYLVAVTLLWMKTYIVQLTQFDLGTKGVFQHFLLILNPLGSSLFILGIAFLFKGRKKYTYVLTMYGALSILLFANVLYYRYFTDFITLPNIFQTQNFGNLGGSVVALFEPSDFFILLDFFLFILLFATKMIQIDFTNIERKKALVILSISLGIITMNLGLAEADRPQLLTRGFDRNYIVKYLGMYNYTVYDAVESTKTTAQRVLADSNDITEVLNYTKSNYAEPNKDYYGIAKGLNVIYIHLESIQEFLIDYELNGEEVTPFLNSMVRDPHTIYFDNFFHQTAQGKTADAEFLIENSLYGLTQGSAFMRNGRNTYQAAPAILKDYGYTSAVFHGNGGGFWNRNEIYKSFGYDHFYDADYYEIDSNDLAEYGLMDKPFFDQSMDLLTKLPQPFYTKFITVSNHHPFHLDPELATIDKAATGDDIVDHYFQTARYADEALAQFFNELEREGLLNHSIIIMYGDHYALSEKHIEAMSQLLGKEITPYDQAGLQRVPLFIRVPGMEGGTNHTYGGQIDLLPTLLHLLGIDTKDYIHFGTDLFSDQHKQIVPFRNGDFVSPEIYSINGVLYDGETGSEITDNNELLNVADEYNNSVTNILERSDKVVNGDLLRFHTPSGFTPINREQYEYSREENE